In bacterium, one genomic interval encodes:
- a CDS encoding SpoIVB peptidase S55 domain-containing protein — protein sequence MTAPAKQTRALHAGRPAGRAPRGGVTALLAAAALAAGMVPVPGAAAPAVMPAGEIAAGMTGIGKTVIAGTAVVDFDVKVLGVLHNAGPAGDLVLFRASGTAIQSVGGIAAGMSGSPIYLRGKLAGALAYTFQSSDPMVGLFTPIDDMFRILPRPAPSGRRPPGPGVYALTPTPIGGRTIRRVLLADPRGGVPSDTLVAVPAETPLFVSGLSGTGLASLAQALLPMGLAPVAGGARAGLPASLPLGPGSAIGVALLQGDIGAYAIGTLTYRDGNRILAFGHPFTGIGPASYLLMNATIIQVIRGQQQNIKVGAVGAPVGIVSQDRPAGIAGTIGTLPRMFGVRVRVVDDDAGLDRTFNFQVIPSTELAPLVVPIGSQGAIERALNRSGQGTATVRMTLYGRGLPRPVVRDNMFYGAAGIAARALAEVPRAMNLLFDNDFRDLEPTGVSLDVHVTSAEHTATIVEAEAPHDPVPPGGTVHVRVTVRPFRAALETHEVALTIPANAVPGPAMLVVHAGGAGLPGGGGGLAALIASAGGGQGTGPKTLEEAIRAFETDAKNTDVVVELMGGVPPRAGPGDAPAKPATQWTTSWVMRGRVQLPIVIKGGTH from the coding sequence GTGACCGCACCCGCGAAGCAGACCCGCGCGCTGCACGCCGGCCGTCCGGCGGGACGGGCCCCCCGTGGGGGCGTCACCGCGCTCCTCGCCGCCGCGGCGCTGGCGGCCGGGATGGTGCCGGTGCCGGGGGCGGCGGCCCCCGCCGTCATGCCGGCCGGCGAGATCGCCGCCGGGATGACCGGGATCGGCAAGACCGTCATCGCCGGCACCGCGGTGGTCGACTTCGACGTCAAGGTCCTGGGCGTGCTGCACAACGCCGGTCCCGCGGGCGATCTCGTGCTGTTCCGGGCGTCCGGTACGGCGATTCAGAGCGTCGGCGGCATCGCGGCCGGGATGAGCGGGAGTCCCATCTACCTGCGCGGCAAACTCGCCGGGGCGCTGGCGTACACGTTTCAATCGTCCGATCCGATGGTCGGGCTCTTCACGCCGATCGACGACATGTTCCGCATCCTCCCGCGCCCGGCTCCATCGGGCCGCCGCCCGCCGGGTCCGGGCGTCTACGCGCTCACCCCGACGCCGATCGGCGGCCGGACGATCCGGCGGGTCCTGCTTGCGGACCCGCGGGGCGGGGTCCCGTCCGACACGCTCGTTGCGGTCCCGGCGGAGACGCCGCTGTTTGTCTCGGGCCTGAGCGGGACCGGCCTCGCGTCGCTCGCGCAGGCGCTCCTGCCCATGGGGCTGGCGCCGGTCGCCGGCGGCGCCCGCGCCGGCCTGCCCGCATCACTGCCGCTCGGACCGGGCAGCGCGATCGGTGTGGCGTTGCTGCAGGGTGACATCGGAGCCTACGCCATCGGGACGTTGACGTACCGCGACGGCAACCGCATCCTGGCGTTTGGCCATCCATTCACGGGCATCGGCCCGGCCAGTTATCTCCTGATGAACGCGACCATCATTCAGGTCATCCGCGGGCAACAGCAGAACATCAAGGTCGGGGCGGTGGGCGCGCCGGTCGGCATCGTGTCGCAGGACCGCCCGGCCGGCATCGCGGGCACGATCGGCACCTTGCCGAGAATGTTCGGCGTGCGCGTACGCGTCGTCGACGACGACGCCGGGCTGGACCGGACCTTCAACTTCCAGGTGATTCCGAGCACCGAGCTCGCGCCGCTTGTCGTCCCGATCGGCTCGCAGGGCGCCATCGAGCGGGCGCTCAACCGCAGCGGGCAGGGCACCGCCACCGTGCGCATGACGCTGTACGGCCGGGGGCTGCCGCGGCCCGTCGTCCGCGACAACATGTTCTACGGCGCCGCGGGAATCGCCGCCCGCGCCCTGGCCGAGGTGCCGCGGGCGATGAACCTCCTGTTTGACAACGACTTCCGCGACCTCGAGCCGACCGGCGTCTCACTCGACGTACACGTCACCTCCGCGGAGCACACCGCCACGATCGTCGAAGCCGAGGCGCCGCACGATCCCGTGCCGCCCGGTGGGACCGTGCATGTGCGCGTGACGGTCCGACCGTTCCGGGCCGCGCTCGAGACGCACGAGGTCGCCTTGACGATCCCGGCAAACGCCGTCCCGGGGCCGGCGATGCTCGTCGTGCACGCCGGCGGAGCCGGTCTTCCCGGCGGTGGGGGCGGTCTCGCGGCACTGATCGCGTCCGCGGGGGGCGGCCAGGGCACCGGCCCGAAGACGCTCGAGGAGGCCATCCGCGCGTTCGAGACCGATGCGAAGAACACCGATGTCGTCGTCGAGTTGATGGGCGGCGTGCCGCCCCGGGCGGGCCCGGGGGACGCGCCCGCGAAGCCCGCCACCCAGTGGACGACGTCGTGGGTGATGCGCGGCCGCGTTCAGCTGCCGATCGTCATCAAGGGAGGGACGCACTAA
- a CDS encoding cyclase family protein: MMLRIDALRAIYPSLERCIVVTIMGAVSAELQSLGHRPGFFYLLHSMGLASSMGLGVSLLRPELQVVVLDGDGSILMNLGALTTMARYRPRNLVHVVFDNESLLSVGGFPTATATGTDIAGMAAAAGIPRTSTVRTVAGFTTAFEDALRANELTTLVAKVEAKGPPSFLTDLPMLENRFQFQRHLRNLRAGQGDRRCGEAANRWGRSRGMASVLTQLVQELRGGQIRIVDLTQPLGPETPVIGLPPIFAPSPAFSREVISRYDARGPAWYWNTIHLGEHTGTHFDAPVHWVTGKDLPGNACDTIPAHRFVGPAVVIDVAGEVARNQDFLVTPEHIAAWEGRHGRIPAASWVLIRTGWSSRRDPQEFLNVGQDGPHAPGLHKAASELLARERDILGVGVETVGTDAGQAGTFDPPFPNHTIMHGAGKFGLTSLCNLDQVPVTGAVVIAAPLKIVDGSGSPVRVLALVPA, from the coding sequence ATGATGCTTCGCATCGACGCGTTGCGCGCGATCTACCCGAGCCTGGAACGGTGCATCGTCGTCACGATCATGGGAGCCGTTTCGGCGGAGTTGCAATCCCTTGGGCACCGGCCGGGATTTTTCTACCTTCTCCATTCCATGGGGCTGGCTTCCTCCATGGGCCTCGGCGTTTCGCTGCTTCGCCCGGAATTGCAGGTGGTCGTGCTCGACGGGGACGGCTCGATCCTGATGAATCTCGGCGCCCTCACGACGATGGCCCGCTATCGCCCGCGCAACCTCGTCCACGTCGTGTTCGACAACGAGAGCCTCCTCTCGGTCGGCGGGTTTCCCACGGCGACCGCCACCGGGACGGACATCGCCGGGATGGCCGCGGCCGCCGGTATCCCTCGTACGTCGACCGTGCGCACGGTCGCCGGGTTCACCACCGCGTTCGAAGATGCCCTGCGGGCGAATGAACTGACAACCCTTGTGGCCAAGGTGGAGGCGAAGGGGCCCCCGTCGTTCTTGACCGATCTGCCCATGCTCGAGAATCGCTTTCAATTCCAGCGCCACTTGAGGAATCTGCGCGCCGGTCAGGGAGATCGGCGGTGCGGCGAAGCCGCGAACCGGTGGGGAAGGAGCAGGGGAATGGCGAGCGTGTTGACGCAGTTGGTTCAGGAGCTCAGGGGAGGGCAGATCCGGATTGTGGACCTGACACAGCCGCTTGGACCAGAGACGCCGGTGATCGGACTACCGCCCATCTTCGCGCCGTCCCCCGCGTTTTCCCGTGAAGTGATTTCTCGGTACGATGCACGCGGACCCGCCTGGTATTGGAACACCATCCACCTGGGTGAGCACACCGGCACGCACTTCGATGCGCCAGTTCACTGGGTCACGGGGAAGGATCTCCCCGGCAACGCCTGCGATACGATCCCGGCCCACCGCTTTGTCGGCCCGGCCGTGGTGATCGATGTGGCGGGCGAAGTCGCCCGGAATCAGGACTTCCTGGTGACGCCTGAACACATTGCGGCATGGGAGGGACGTCACGGGCGGATTCCCGCGGCGTCGTGGGTGCTGATACGCACGGGCTGGAGCAGCCGTCGCGATCCCCAAGAGTTTCTCAACGTGGGGCAGGACGGCCCGCATGCCCCCGGCCTCCACAAAGCGGCGTCCGAGCTCCTCGCGAGAGAGCGGGATATCCTCGGAGTCGGCGTCGAGACAGTCGGGACCGACGCCGGCCAGGCCGGAACGTTCGATCCACCCTTTCCCAACCACACGATCATGCACGGCGCCGGGAAGTTCGGACTGACGAGCCTGTGCAATCTGGATCAGGTCCCGGTCACCGGAGCGGTGGTGATCGCGGCCCCGCTGAAGATCGTCGACGGAAGCGGGAGCCCGGTCCGGGTTCTCGCCCTTGTGCCCGCGTAG
- a CDS encoding thiamine pyrophosphate-binding protein, whose translation MPVSVKNSQLIYDALKACGIRLVSALPETWLVHLIRMAEDDPQMILVRLAKEEEGVGISAGAHLAGAKSAMLLQNHGFLQSVNGIVSLARLYRIPLLMLISYRGELGEPDPWQTEGGGVTEPVLRALDIPYERLEEPTHVTRRIKKAQTLAESSLKPVALLLCRDLMWEE comes from the coding sequence ATGCCGGTTTCCGTAAAGAATTCTCAATTGATTTACGACGCGTTGAAGGCGTGTGGAATCCGGCTGGTCTCCGCCCTTCCTGAGACCTGGCTCGTGCACCTCATCCGGATGGCGGAAGATGACCCGCAGATGATCCTCGTCCGTCTCGCCAAAGAGGAGGAAGGAGTCGGCATCTCCGCGGGCGCGCATCTGGCCGGAGCGAAGTCGGCGATGCTGCTGCAGAACCACGGCTTCCTCCAGAGCGTGAACGGCATCGTTTCATTGGCGCGTCTCTACCGGATTCCGCTCTTGATGCTGATCAGTTACCGGGGCGAGTTGGGCGAGCCCGATCCGTGGCAGACAGAAGGTGGCGGGGTGACCGAACCTGTGCTGCGGGCCCTCGACATCCCGTACGAACGATTGGAAGAGCCGACCCACGTGACACGCCGGATCAAGAAGGCGCAGACGCTGGCGGAGTCCTCGCTCAAACCTGTTGCGCTCCTGCTGTGCCGGGACCTGATGTGGGAAGAATGA